From a region of the Rathayibacter sp. VKM Ac-2804 genome:
- a CDS encoding aldo/keto reductase encodes MTTDSAAPSHDSLTRTPLGDSGIEVFPLSLGGNVFGWTAGKQTSFDVLDGYVAAGGDFIDTADSYSAWVPGNHGGESETIIGEWLSRRSGSRDDVVIATKVSRHPEFTGLAPDNVRKAARASLQRLRTDRIDLYYAHFDDDAVPLEDIARVFSELVDEGLVRAIGVSNFSADRIAEWLRLAKEEGLHAPVAVQPHYNLVERGIEADVLPLAREAGLAVVPYYALASGFLTGKYRDGSTPDSPRASGAAQYLDARGRRVLAALDAAAAAHDAEVATVALAWLRLQDGVAAPIASARVMEQLPALVASATLELTADELAALDTASRS; translated from the coding sequence ATGACGACCGACAGCGCAGCTCCGTCCCACGACTCCCTCACCCGCACGCCCCTGGGCGACTCCGGCATCGAGGTCTTCCCGCTCTCTCTCGGCGGCAACGTCTTCGGCTGGACCGCCGGGAAGCAGACCTCCTTCGACGTCCTCGACGGCTACGTCGCCGCGGGCGGCGACTTCATCGACACGGCCGACTCCTACTCGGCCTGGGTCCCCGGCAACCACGGCGGCGAGTCCGAGACGATCATCGGCGAGTGGCTCTCGCGCCGCTCGGGCTCGCGCGACGACGTCGTGATCGCGACCAAGGTCAGCAGGCACCCCGAGTTCACCGGTCTCGCCCCCGACAACGTCCGCAAGGCCGCCCGCGCCTCGCTCCAGCGCCTGCGCACCGACCGGATCGATCTCTACTACGCGCACTTCGACGACGACGCCGTCCCGCTCGAGGACATCGCCCGGGTCTTCTCCGAGCTCGTCGACGAGGGCCTCGTCCGCGCCATCGGCGTCTCGAACTTCAGCGCCGACCGCATCGCGGAGTGGCTGCGCCTCGCGAAGGAGGAGGGCCTGCACGCACCGGTCGCCGTCCAGCCGCACTACAACCTCGTCGAGCGCGGCATCGAGGCGGACGTCCTGCCGCTCGCCCGCGAGGCCGGGCTCGCCGTCGTCCCCTACTACGCGCTCGCGTCCGGCTTCCTGACGGGCAAGTACCGCGACGGCTCGACGCCCGACAGCCCGCGCGCCTCCGGTGCCGCGCAGTACCTCGACGCCCGCGGACGCCGGGTGCTGGCGGCCCTCGACGCGGCCGCGGCCGCCCACGACGCCGAGGTCGCGACCGTCGCCCTCGCGTGGCTCCGCTTGCAGGACGGCGTCGCGGCGCCGATCGCGAGCGCCCGCGTGATGGAGCAGCTGCCCGCCCTCGTCGCCTCCGCGACGCTCGAGCTGACGGCGGACGAGCTGGCCGCGCTCGACACGGCGAGCCGCTCGTAG
- a CDS encoding PD40 domain-containing protein, with amino-acid sequence MARSLLPDQTCRIRVLDVASGEATTVFSSAELLVEAPNWSPDGSFLVVNGDGGLFRLPLGDAPVGPAALEAIPLDGVPDELNNDHVLAPGGGTAYVSARDGHLYAVALDGSAPARRLTSAGPVPRFKHYLHGVSPDGRLLALIGGGEDATGRWVTNVFTMPAEGGPLTALTDDAHPDDGVDFSADGERLFFNSEREGGVAQLFRMRLDGSGIERFVASDTVDWFPHESPDSAHLLYLAYPAGTAGHPENLPVELRLIALEGRADGDTSPGRVVQSLFGGQGTINVAGWSPDSTRFAYADYPLGG; translated from the coding sequence GTCGCGAGCGGCGAGGCGACGACGGTGTTCTCCTCCGCGGAGCTGCTCGTGGAGGCGCCGAACTGGTCGCCGGACGGGTCGTTCCTCGTCGTGAACGGGGACGGCGGGCTGTTCCGGCTGCCTCTCGGGGACGCGCCGGTCGGGCCCGCCGCCCTCGAGGCGATCCCGCTCGACGGGGTGCCGGACGAGCTCAACAACGACCACGTGCTCGCTCCCGGCGGCGGCACCGCCTACGTCTCGGCCCGCGACGGCCACCTCTACGCGGTCGCGCTCGACGGCTCGGCACCCGCGCGCCGGCTCACCTCCGCCGGACCCGTGCCGCGCTTCAAGCACTACCTGCACGGCGTCTCGCCCGACGGCCGGCTGCTCGCGCTGATCGGCGGCGGCGAGGACGCGACCGGGCGCTGGGTCACCAACGTGTTCACGATGCCGGCCGAGGGCGGTCCGCTGACCGCGCTGACCGACGACGCGCACCCCGACGACGGCGTCGACTTCTCCGCGGACGGGGAACGGCTCTTCTTCAACTCCGAGCGGGAGGGCGGTGTCGCCCAGCTGTTCCGGATGCGTCTCGACGGCTCCGGGATCGAGCGGTTCGTGGCCTCGGACACGGTCGACTGGTTCCCGCACGAGTCGCCGGACAGCGCGCACCTGCTCTACCTGGCGTACCCCGCGGGGACGGCCGGGCACCCGGAGAACCTGCCGGTCGAGCTGCGGCTGATCGCGCTCGAGGGGCGCGCGGACGGCGACACGTCCCCGGGCCGGGTGGTGCAGTCGCTCTTCGGCGGCCAGGGCACGATCAACGTCGCCGGCTGGTCTCCGGACTCGACGCGCTTCGCCTACGCCGACTACCCGCTCGGCGGCTGA
- a CDS encoding aspartate/glutamate racemase family protein, which yields MRITVVNPNTSERMTGAIGRAARSVASVGTEIVAVTPPMGPASIESHYDEALAVPGLLHEIVRGDAAGSDGYVVACFGDPGIDAAREIARGPVIGIAEAAMHMASLVGRRFSVVTTLSRTSGRAWDIAHRAGFDRACAGVHACDIPVLELDDPHSDARRVILEECAAALATDGSDVIVLGCAGMADLCRDLSHELGVPVIDGVAAAVRLVESLVAMGVTTSRRDEFAAPRPKEMTGLLAPFALA from the coding sequence GTGCGCATCACCGTCGTCAATCCGAACACCAGCGAGCGCATGACGGGAGCGATCGGCCGCGCCGCGCGGTCCGTCGCCTCCGTCGGCACCGAGATCGTCGCCGTCACTCCGCCGATGGGGCCCGCCTCGATCGAGAGCCACTACGACGAGGCGCTGGCCGTCCCGGGGCTGCTGCACGAGATCGTCCGCGGCGACGCGGCGGGCAGCGACGGCTACGTCGTCGCCTGCTTCGGCGACCCGGGTATCGACGCGGCCCGCGAGATCGCCCGCGGGCCGGTGATCGGCATCGCCGAGGCCGCGATGCACATGGCCTCCCTGGTCGGCCGGCGGTTCAGCGTCGTCACCACGCTCTCGCGCACGAGCGGACGGGCCTGGGACATCGCGCACCGCGCCGGCTTCGACCGGGCCTGCGCGGGAGTGCACGCCTGCGACATCCCGGTGCTCGAGCTCGACGACCCGCACTCCGACGCGCGCCGGGTGATCCTCGAGGAGTGCGCCGCCGCCCTCGCGACGGACGGCTCCGACGTGATCGTGCTCGGCTGCGCCGGGATGGCCGACCTCTGCCGCGACCTCTCGCACGAGCTCGGGGTCCCGGTGATCGACGGGGTCGCCGCCGCGGTCCGGCTGGTCGAGAGCCTCGTCGCGATGGGAGTCACGACCTCGCGCCGCGACGAGTTCGCAGCGCCGCGCCCGAAGGAGATGACGGGGCTGCTCGCCCCGTTCGCGCTGGCCTGA
- a CDS encoding chorismate-binding protein, producing MTSLLSRILASDGSLPFAVVLRQGRTDVDVFTGDVVDVDGLADIPLDGADVLTLVPYRQVRERGFAAKDDGAPLRNLVVRERESVPLAEVLRLLPEREIPVEERGFDVPDEEYAEIVRRVIDDEIGRGEGANFVINRAFVAHTDAPAVEAVLAWFRRLLTDESGAYWTFAIHTPGADGSPAVTAVGATPERHVSVRDGVAMMNPISGTFRHPAAGPTGAEVLAFLADVKESEELFMVVDEEMKMMSAVCPNGGRILGPFLKQMSRLSHTEYLLEGRTDLDVREVLRLTMFAPTVTGSPMENACAVIAEYEKEPRGYYSGVLALFEPEEHGYTVDAPILIRTAYLREDGRLTVPAGATLVRHSTPEGEVAETRAKASGVLSALGLLPHRDIPPAIDLNAQPGVQEALEARNERLASFWLRPQAPEHIEGLAGHTALIVDNEDQFTTMLAHQLRHLGMDARVERWSSVEDVLSDDLVVFGPGPGDPRDDSEPRIARLRALMTERLASERPMLAVCLSHQMLSLLAGLPVEPLPAPRQGVRLAVDVFGEDAAIGFYNTFSSVAGADVSSTPLLDLEISRDPATGIVDALRGEAVASVQGHLESVLSSDGLRTLERLVRTATSQPARA from the coding sequence ATGACCTCGCTCCTCTCCCGCATCCTCGCCTCCGACGGATCGCTGCCGTTCGCGGTCGTCCTCCGGCAGGGCCGGACGGACGTCGACGTCTTCACGGGCGACGTCGTCGACGTCGACGGCCTCGCCGACATCCCGCTCGACGGCGCCGACGTGCTGACGCTCGTGCCCTACCGCCAGGTGCGCGAGCGCGGCTTCGCGGCCAAGGACGACGGCGCTCCACTGCGCAACCTCGTGGTGCGCGAGCGCGAGAGCGTGCCGCTCGCCGAGGTGCTGCGGCTGCTGCCCGAGCGCGAGATCCCGGTCGAGGAGCGCGGCTTCGACGTGCCCGACGAGGAGTACGCGGAGATCGTCCGCCGGGTGATCGACGACGAGATCGGCCGGGGCGAGGGCGCCAACTTCGTCATCAACCGCGCGTTCGTCGCGCACACCGATGCTCCCGCGGTCGAGGCGGTGCTGGCCTGGTTCCGCCGGCTGCTCACCGACGAGTCCGGCGCCTACTGGACCTTCGCGATCCACACTCCCGGCGCCGACGGCTCGCCGGCCGTCACCGCGGTGGGCGCGACGCCCGAGCGCCACGTCTCGGTGCGCGACGGCGTGGCGATGATGAACCCGATCAGCGGCACCTTCCGCCACCCCGCGGCCGGCCCGACCGGCGCCGAGGTCCTCGCGTTCCTCGCCGACGTCAAGGAGAGCGAGGAGCTCTTCATGGTGGTCGACGAGGAGATGAAGATGATGAGCGCGGTCTGCCCGAACGGCGGCCGGATCCTCGGCCCGTTCCTCAAGCAGATGTCGCGGCTCAGCCACACCGAGTACCTGCTCGAGGGGCGCACCGACCTCGACGTCCGCGAGGTGCTGCGGCTGACGATGTTCGCGCCGACCGTCACCGGCTCGCCGATGGAGAACGCCTGCGCCGTGATCGCGGAGTACGAGAAGGAGCCGCGCGGCTACTACTCCGGTGTGCTCGCGCTGTTCGAGCCGGAGGAGCACGGCTACACGGTCGACGCGCCGATCCTGATCCGCACCGCCTACCTCCGCGAGGACGGCCGGCTCACCGTGCCGGCCGGGGCGACGCTCGTGCGGCACTCGACACCGGAGGGCGAGGTCGCCGAGACCCGCGCGAAGGCCTCCGGCGTGCTCTCCGCGCTGGGGCTGCTCCCCCACCGCGACATCCCGCCGGCGATCGACCTCAACGCGCAGCCCGGCGTGCAGGAGGCGCTCGAGGCGCGCAATGAGCGGCTCGCCTCGTTCTGGCTGCGGCCGCAGGCCCCCGAGCACATCGAGGGTCTCGCCGGCCACACCGCCCTCATCGTCGACAACGAGGACCAGTTCACGACGATGCTCGCGCACCAGCTGCGCCACCTCGGCATGGACGCCCGGGTCGAGCGCTGGTCGAGCGTCGAGGACGTACTGAGCGACGACCTCGTCGTGTTCGGGCCCGGTCCCGGCGACCCGCGCGACGACTCCGAGCCGCGGATCGCGCGCCTGCGGGCGCTGATGACCGAGCGGCTCGCCTCGGAGCGGCCGATGCTCGCCGTCTGCCTCAGCCACCAGATGCTGTCGCTGCTCGCCGGGCTGCCGGTCGAGCCGCTGCCCGCGCCCCGGCAGGGCGTCCGGCTGGCGGTCGACGTCTTCGGCGAGGACGCGGCGATCGGCTTCTACAACACCTTCTCGTCCGTGGCCGGCGCGGACGTGTCGAGCACCCCGCTGCTCGACCTCGAGATCTCGCGGGACCCCGCGACGGGGATCGTCGACGCGCTCCGCGGCGAGGCGGTCGCATCGGTCCAGGGCCACCTCGAGTCCGTGCTCTCCTCCGACGGCCTGCGCACCCTCGAGCGCCTGGTGCGCACCGCGACGTCGCAGCCGGCGCGCGCGTGA
- a CDS encoding ABC transporter ATP-binding protein, with the protein MTNAITVEGVSKSIRGHLLYSDVAFELRRGGLYALLGPNGSGKSVLLRLLCGFLRPDSGSISVDPAISPEGRTFPDGFGITIDGPAYIAGLSAEQNLLRLAAIRKRIGIEEIRATLASVRLQSTGRSAVRTFSSGMKQKLSLAQALMEDPKVLLLDEPFTALDTESVAVVKDLLRERVAEGVTVLLTMHGEADFLAECDGVLRIENRTISML; encoded by the coding sequence ATGACGAACGCCATCACGGTCGAGGGTGTGTCCAAGAGCATCCGCGGGCATCTGCTCTACAGCGACGTGGCGTTCGAGCTGCGCCGAGGCGGTCTGTACGCCCTCCTCGGCCCGAACGGCTCCGGGAAGTCGGTCCTGCTGCGACTGCTCTGCGGATTCCTGAGGCCGGACTCGGGCAGCATCAGCGTCGACCCGGCGATCTCGCCGGAAGGGCGGACGTTCCCGGACGGCTTCGGGATCACGATCGACGGCCCCGCCTACATCGCAGGCCTCTCCGCGGAGCAGAACCTCCTGCGACTGGCCGCGATCCGCAAGCGCATCGGGATCGAGGAGATCCGCGCGACGCTCGCCTCGGTACGTCTGCAGAGCACGGGGCGCTCAGCGGTCCGCACCTTCTCCTCGGGGATGAAGCAGAAGCTGTCCCTCGCGCAGGCTCTGATGGAGGACCCGAAGGTGCTCCTCCTCGACGAGCCGTTCACCGCGCTCGACACGGAGAGCGTCGCGGTCGTCAAGGACCTCCTCCGCGAGCGGGTGGCCGAGGGGGTCACCGTCCTCCTGACGATGCACGGCGAGGCGGACTTCCTCGCCGAGTGCGACGGCGTCCTCCGGATCGAGAACCGCACGATCTCGATGCTCTGA
- a CDS encoding EI24 domain-containing protein: MAILRDLALGARLFGRGFGTWVRSPRAMLLGAIPPLIVGLVFVGVLVLVLTRIDGVVLALTPFADDWDESWAGTVRLLISIAAVGALVALGVVLFAAVTLLVGDPFYERIWRGVENELGGVPDEHETGFWSGLGRSLRDSGVLVATSLGIGVVLVLLGVIPIVGQVIGLIAGALVGGRALALELTGFAGDARGLTLRDRRRLLGERRAVSLGFGIAVYLTFLVPGGAVVATPAATAGATLLLRTLRGESTERIEPAADAATA, translated from the coding sequence ATGGCGATCCTCCGCGACCTGGCCCTCGGTGCACGGCTCTTCGGCAGGGGGTTCGGCACCTGGGTCCGCTCGCCCCGGGCCATGCTCCTCGGCGCGATCCCGCCCCTGATCGTCGGCCTCGTCTTCGTCGGCGTGCTGGTGCTCGTCCTCACCCGGATCGACGGCGTCGTCCTCGCACTGACGCCGTTCGCGGACGACTGGGACGAGTCCTGGGCGGGGACCGTCCGCCTGCTGATCTCGATCGCCGCGGTCGGCGCGCTGGTGGCCCTCGGCGTCGTCCTGTTCGCCGCCGTCACCCTCCTGGTCGGCGATCCGTTCTACGAGCGGATCTGGCGCGGGGTCGAGAACGAGCTCGGCGGCGTGCCCGACGAGCACGAGACGGGGTTCTGGAGCGGACTCGGCCGCTCGCTCCGCGACTCCGGGGTGCTGGTGGCCACCTCGCTCGGGATCGGCGTCGTGCTGGTCCTGCTCGGCGTCATCCCGATCGTCGGACAGGTGATCGGCCTGATCGCCGGCGCGCTCGTCGGCGGCCGGGCGCTCGCCCTCGAGCTGACCGGGTTCGCCGGGGACGCGCGAGGCCTGACCCTCCGCGACCGCCGCCGCCTCCTCGGCGAGCGCCGCGCGGTGTCGCTCGGCTTCGGCATCGCGGTCTACCTGACCTTCCTCGTCCCCGGCGGCGCGGTGGTCGCCACGCCCGCTGCGACGGCCGGGGCGACGCTCCTGCTCCGGACCCTCCGCGGCGAGTCGACGGAGCGGATCGAGCCCGCAGCCGACGCCGCGACCGCCTGA
- a CDS encoding fructose-bisphosphatase class II — MSDVRLIASPSYSAELREAVAASVRAAAEAARGWYGRGDKLAADAASVAAMRAVLAEAPFDGVVVIGEGEKDDAPMLANGERLGRAGSPSCDVAVDPLDGTRLTAEGIPGSVCVIALAPRGTMLDPRDVFYMDKLVCSGAGAGVVGLDLAPGENARRLAEALGKPVSELVVAVLDKPRHAGLIAALRDAGVALSLRGEGDVSVAIEAADPSGAVDLVLGIGGTPEGVVAACAVRALGGVMEGRLAPQTDLERSNALAAGHDLTRLLTLDDLVSSPDVLFAGCEV; from the coding sequence GTGAGCGACGTCCGGCTGATCGCGTCGCCGTCCTACTCCGCCGAGCTGCGCGAGGCGGTGGCCGCGAGCGTCCGGGCGGCGGCGGAGGCGGCGCGCGGCTGGTACGGGCGCGGCGACAAGCTCGCCGCCGACGCGGCCTCGGTCGCGGCGATGCGCGCGGTGCTCGCCGAGGCGCCGTTCGACGGTGTCGTGGTCATCGGCGAGGGCGAGAAGGACGACGCGCCCATGCTCGCGAACGGCGAGCGGCTCGGCCGGGCCGGCTCGCCCTCCTGCGATGTCGCGGTGGATCCGCTGGACGGCACGCGGCTGACGGCGGAGGGGATCCCCGGCTCGGTCTGCGTGATCGCGCTCGCGCCGCGCGGCACGATGCTCGATCCGCGCGACGTCTTCTACATGGACAAGCTGGTCTGCTCCGGTGCGGGGGCGGGGGTCGTCGGGCTGGACCTGGCTCCCGGCGAGAACGCGCGACGGCTGGCGGAGGCCCTGGGCAAGCCGGTCTCCGAGCTGGTGGTCGCCGTCCTCGACAAGCCGCGGCACGCCGGACTGATCGCGGCCCTGCGGGACGCCGGCGTCGCGCTGTCCCTGCGCGGCGAGGGCGACGTCTCGGTCGCGATCGAGGCGGCCGACCCCTCCGGCGCCGTCGACCTGGTGCTCGGCATCGGCGGCACCCCCGAGGGCGTCGTCGCCGCCTGCGCCGTCCGCGCCCTCGGCGGCGTGATGGAGGGCCGCCTGGCTCCGCAGACGGACCTCGAGCGGTCGAACGCCCTGGCCGCCGGCCACGACCTCACCCGCTTGCTGACCCTCGACGACCTCGTCTCCTCCCCTGACGTCCTCTTCGCCGGCTGCGAGGTCTGA
- a CDS encoding NCS1 family nucleobase:cation symporter-1 → MTDRATAPRIEPSPAAPAESAGLAGPSLVKPGYDDRLANEDLAPLVKQRWTSYNIFAFWMSDVHSVGGYVTAGSLFALGLAGWQVLVALVVGIVIVQVFCNLVAKPSQVTGVPYPVINRAIFGVRGANIPAIIRGLIAIAWYGVQTYLAAQSLNIVFLKFFPALASWNTPEASFLGLSALGYLSYSILWVAQAALFWRGMESIRRFIDWAGPAVYVVMLVLAIYLVSQAGWENISLNLGSGEVLDLASSIPVMISAVALVVSYFSGPMLNFGDFSRYARSYRAVKKGNLLGLPINFLFFSLLTVITASATVPVFGELITDPIETVERIDTWFAVLLGGLTFVIATIGINIVANFISPAFDFSNVNPKKISWRMGGMIAAVGSVLLTPWNWYSNDTAIHYTLGILGALIGPLFGVLIAGYYLVSRQRVWVDDLYTMSEKGRYWFSRGFNPNAVWATVIGGVPSVLSVLVPRWIEEAGGPSFTWLGDYSWFLGCGLGFVAMALLERRAPRIGRLEEDLANVSDGSAV, encoded by the coding sequence CATCGAACCCTCGCCCGCAGCGCCCGCCGAGAGCGCCGGCCTCGCCGGCCCCTCGCTCGTCAAGCCGGGCTACGACGACCGCCTCGCCAACGAGGACCTCGCCCCGCTCGTCAAGCAGCGCTGGACGAGCTACAACATCTTCGCGTTCTGGATGTCCGACGTGCACAGCGTCGGCGGCTACGTCACCGCCGGCTCGCTCTTCGCCCTCGGCCTCGCCGGCTGGCAGGTGCTGGTGGCCCTCGTGGTCGGCATCGTCATCGTGCAGGTCTTCTGCAACCTCGTCGCGAAGCCCAGCCAGGTGACCGGCGTCCCCTACCCGGTGATCAACCGCGCCATCTTCGGCGTCCGCGGCGCGAACATCCCCGCGATCATCCGCGGGCTCATCGCCATCGCCTGGTACGGCGTCCAGACCTACCTCGCCGCGCAGTCGCTGAACATCGTGTTCCTCAAGTTCTTCCCGGCGCTCGCCTCCTGGAACACCCCGGAGGCGTCCTTCCTCGGCCTCTCGGCACTCGGCTACCTCTCCTACTCGATCCTCTGGGTCGCGCAGGCCGCGCTCTTCTGGCGCGGCATGGAGTCGATCCGCCGCTTCATCGACTGGGCCGGCCCGGCCGTCTACGTCGTGATGCTCGTGCTCGCGATCTACCTGGTCTCGCAGGCCGGCTGGGAGAACATCTCGCTCAACCTCGGCTCGGGCGAGGTCCTCGACCTCGCGTCGTCGATCCCGGTGATGATCTCGGCGGTCGCGCTGGTCGTCTCCTACTTCTCCGGCCCGATGCTCAACTTCGGCGACTTCTCCCGCTACGCCCGCAGCTACCGCGCCGTGAAGAAGGGCAATCTCCTCGGCCTGCCGATCAACTTCCTCTTCTTCTCCCTGCTCACCGTGATCACCGCCTCCGCGACGGTCCCCGTCTTCGGCGAGCTGATCACCGATCCGATCGAGACGGTCGAGCGGATCGACACCTGGTTCGCCGTCCTGCTCGGCGGGCTCACCTTCGTCATCGCGACGATCGGCATCAACATCGTCGCCAACTTCATCTCGCCCGCGTTCGACTTCTCCAACGTCAACCCGAAGAAGATCAGCTGGCGGATGGGCGGCATGATCGCGGCGGTCGGCTCGGTGCTGCTCACCCCGTGGAACTGGTACTCGAACGACACCGCCATCCACTACACGCTCGGCATCCTCGGCGCCCTGATCGGCCCGCTGTTCGGCGTCCTGATCGCCGGCTACTACCTGGTCAGCCGCCAGCGCGTCTGGGTGGACGACCTCTACACGATGAGCGAGAAGGGCCGCTACTGGTTCTCCCGCGGCTTCAACCCCAACGCCGTCTGGGCCACCGTGATCGGCGGTGTCCCCTCCGTCCTCTCGGTGCTCGTGCCGCGCTGGATCGAGGAGGCGGGCGGACCGTCGTTCACCTGGCTCGGCGACTACAGCTGGTTCCTCGGCTGCGGCCTCGGCTTCGTCGCGATGGCCCTCCTCGAGCGCCGCGCTCCCCGCATCGGCCGCCTCGAGGAGGACCTCGCCAACGTGAGCGACGGCAGCGCGGTCTGA